The following proteins are co-located in the Vidua chalybeata isolate OUT-0048 unplaced genomic scaffold, bVidCha1 merged haplotype W_reject_6, whole genome shotgun sequence genome:
- the LOC128783302 gene encoding maestro heat-like repeat-containing protein family member 6 encodes MEQRSLRGPKLAWVQEEEEGPGAAPVEEIKEVLRLKTLQEDAAVDRTQEQDPARGLFRRTVEVPAMVRYIHQWLMDNQFAEQRLNRALLDLTEEQPADVVMTLLCVAPSCDRAAFTMWKSIMCSPRTAEPVQLMLLNVLGSWPEHSTFTSDGDKTGVFVLAATVVMWKILQVPCVPQMVTVYFPHLLVHLLFQVLFSTLDMPEEVDTFWKGCQQQYGLATSPNRFAVRTLKSLLCQMEHEDVVLAMERKRGWDTLLCADTHHYAVGLLAREISRVSIPLCSRIARYLLQLLSTLEPRWELPALAFLVEVLECLNLSGGSANRVLQILSRHLHSKCRDRRRLALRALLKLIDNPSMSEKMGSLTESLVELLCDADGEIVSMTVMLLSFISRDKDMLIASSIAPRLVEALLPLFDHDNSQVQLLSILLFQTLLSLPLGKDKKALKTHVRQSLLPLFFHCHDEDGRVAQASQETLLCVAHFLKRRDLEKVVKKKKLWKFTECLLADDSSRAAEHLRQAMPYLESPEEPLREAAIRFLGMAGRQLRGKKEELQLICEALEGMANDISVAVGSLAIQTLYILQAVERAGYSLLDSLHDQLRRAWRTRPRLLGLGWLRCRSCAEC; translated from the exons ATGGAGCAGAGATCCCTGAGAGGGCCCAAGCTGGCctgggtgcaggaggaggaagaaggccctggagctgccccagtaGAGGAGATCAAAGAGGTGTTGCGGTTGAAGACTCTACAGGAgg atgcagccGTGGACCGCACACAAGAGCAGGACCCCGCCCGTGGCCTCTTCCGCAGAACAGTGGAG GTGCCCGCCATGGTGAGGTACATCCACCAGTGGCTCATGGACAATCAGTTTGCTGAGCAGAGACTGAACAGGGCCCTGCTGGATCTCACCGAAGAACAGCCTGCTGATGTAGTAATGACACTCCTGTGTGTGGCCCCATCCTGTGACAG agctgctttcaccaTGTGGAAGAGCATCATGTGCTCGCCCAGGACTGCCGAGCCAGTGCAGCTGATGCTCCTCAATGTGCTGGGGAGTTGGCCAGAGCACAGCACGTTCACCTCTGATGGGGACAAAACGGGTGTCTTTGtcctggct GCAACTGTGGTGATGTGGAAGATCCTCCAGgtgccctgtgtcccacagaTGGTGACGGTGTATTTCCCCCACCTACTTGTGCATCTGCTCTTCCAAGTGCTCTTCAGCACTCTGGATATGCCAGAAGAGGTCGATACCTTCTGGAAGGGATGCCAGCAGCAATACGGccttgccaccagccccaacaG GTTTGCAGTGCGGACCCTcaagtccctgctctgccaaatGGAGCACGAGGATGTGGTGCTGGCAATGGAACGCAAGCGTGGCTGGGACACgctgctgtgtgctgacacCCACCACTATGCCgtgggtctgctggccag ggagATATCCCGTGTCTCCATCCCCTTGTGCTCCCGGATCGCTCGctacctgctccagctgctcagcacactGGAGCCACGCTGGGAGCTGCCCGCCCTGGCCTTCCTTGTGGAG gtcctcGAGTGCCTGAACTTGAGTGGAGGCAGTGCTAACAGAGTCCTGCAAATCTTGTCAAGGCACCTGCACAGCAAGTGCAGGGACAGGCGTCGCCTGGCGCTCAGGGCCCTTCTCAAGCTCATTGACAATCCCTCGATG agtgaaaaaatgggGAGCCTGACTGAAAGTCTTGTGGAGCTCCTGTGCGACGCAGATGGAGAGATAGTTAGCATGACAGTCATGCTCCTCAGCTTTATCTCCCGGGACAAGGACATGCTGATAGCCAGCTCCATTGCACCACGGCTGGTTGAGGCGCTCCTGCCACTCTTTGACCAC GACAATAGCCaggtgcagctgctctccatcctgctcTTCCAAACATTGCTGTCTCTTCCACTGGGAAAGGACAAAAAGGCCCTGAAGACACACGTGCgccagagcctgctgccacTCTTCTTCCACTGCCATGATGAGGATGGGcgtgtggcacag gcttctcagGAAACGCTGCTTTGTGTGGCCCACTTCCTCAAGAGGAGGGATCTGGAAAAAgtggtgaagaagaagaagctgtGGAAGTTCACCGAGTGCCTG ctggcagacGACAGCAgcagagcggccgagcacctgcGCCAGGCCATGCCCTAcctggagagcccagaggagccccTGCGAGAGGCGGCCATCAGGTTCCTGG GGATGGCCGGGCGGCAGctgagggggaagaaggaagagctcCAGCTCATCTGTGAGG CCCTTGAAGGCATGGCAAATGACATCAGCGTCGCCGTTGGAAGCCTGGCAATTCAAACATTGTACATCCTCCAGGCAGTAGAGAGAGCTGGATATTCCCTTTTGGACAGCCTGCATGATCAGCTCCGCAGGGCATGGAGGACACGGCCTCGTCTCTTGGGGCTCGGCTGGCTGCGCTGCCGGAGCTGTGCAGAGTGCTGA